From one Solanum stenotomum isolate F172 chromosome 12, ASM1918654v1, whole genome shotgun sequence genomic stretch:
- the LOC125848264 gene encoding pathogen-related protein-like, whose product MAGEKETTKVAIDKYRRFLHEDHVAAAGTMGWRHGNPPIYDSVNNVFEQGRTKVWPEGSLEETIQNSIKTFEMELKYKTCIKDFRTINPEKFKLFVNGREGLSAEETLKVGGYNALLKNSLPNEFKYHKEDQETFESSHTAFRSAFSRGFAWEVIKVYTGPPVVTYKFRHWGFFEGPFKGHAPTAEMIQFYGIGIMKVDESLRVEELELYYDPAELFGGLLKGPKNF is encoded by the exons ATGGCTGGTGAGAAGGAAACAACTAAAGTGGCAATTGATAAGTATAGGCGGTTCCTGCATGAAGATCATGTTGCAGCTGCAGGAACTATGGGGTGGAGACATGGTAACCCTCCAATTTATGACAGTGTTAATAATGTCTTTGAACAAGGAAGAACCAAG GTATGGCCAGAAGGGTCTCTTGAAGAAACAATACAAAATTCTATAAAGACATTTGAAATGGAGCTTAAATACAAGACTTGCATAAAGGACTTTAGGACCATTAACCCTGAAAAATTCAAGCTCTTTGTTAATG GAAGAGAGGGACTGTCAGCAGAAGAGACACTAAAAGTTGGAGGTTACAATGCGCTATTGAAGAATTCATTGCCGAATGAATTCAAATACCACAAAGAAGACCAAGAGACCTTTGAATCGTCTCATACCGCTTTTCGATCAGCTTTTTCAAGAGGATTCGCCTGGGAAGTGATCAAAGTGTATACTGGCCCTCCTGTCGTGACATACAAATTCAGGCATTGGGGTTTCTTTGAAGGACCATTTAAAGGACATGCCCCTACTGCTGAGATGATACAGTTCTATGGCATTGGCATTATGAAG GTAGATGAATCTCTAAGAGTAGAGGAATTAGAGTTGTACTATGATCCAGCAGAACTTTTTGGTGGACTACTCAAGGGACCAAAAAATTTCTGA